In the genome of Equus caballus isolate H_3958 breed thoroughbred chromosome 3, TB-T2T, whole genome shotgun sequence, the window GCCCAGGGTTCCCCGCCTCGCCCCCGGAGCGTGCCATCGCCCAGTGGGCATGAGGAGGGGGCAGCGCAGCGGGCGCAGGCAGGAGGCGCGGGAAATGGGCAGTTGAGCGGCCACGGGGCGCAGGCGAGGCGGCCTGCTCAAGGGCTTCGGCCGGGTGACCCGCGAGGCACAGCTGGAGCGAGTGGGGACCGTCCCGGGGAGCTGCAGAGTGGGCTTGCAGGGATGGTGGGCCGCGGGGGTGGCTTGcggggaaggcagggagggggctCTGGGCGCGCACTTGGGCAGGGCGCTGGGGTAGGAGCCGCTGGGGCATAGGGCCACGTCTCACGGCGCGGGCGTCCATGGCTCCTGCCGAGTGGCCGTGCCCCGAAGAGAAGCTTGTGGCCGGATTGCAGTCTCTGCCCGACAGGAtcaaggaagagaggggagggggacgGGTGatgcctcccacctcccacctcccacgaCGCAGTGAGTGCAGTGGGCAAGCCAGCCCAGAAAGTGTGAGGCCTGGCCCTTgcaggtgaccttgggcaaatttctgGGTAGTGGTCTGGGGCTTGGTCCTGCTGTGACTGGCCCCCGCCACCCCCCAACTACGGCTGCCTTTGCTGGGTGGTTGAGACAGTTGGGGATATGTGTGTAAACTTCCTGCGCGTTCCTGTGCTCTGAGCCAGGGCACAAGAGAGCTTTCCCCACTCCTGCAATGAAACAGGCTGAACcaccaaaagaaaatagaaaggttAAATGATAGCTACACTGGCTGGGTTTgattcccagctgtgtgaccttgggcaacttactcaacctctctgtgactCCATTTCTTCAGTATAAAATCAGGATGTGTGAGGGTTTAAATGAGTTACTCGACGTCGTGTTAATTGCAGTGCCTGACGTGTAAGTGTGAGCTATGATGAGCTGTGATGTTCGAGGAGCTGGGCAAGGGGATGGTACTTTCCAGATTCTGATTCCACTGTCAGTCCTGCATTTGTGAAAGTACTCCACCAGGGCAgacaacacacagacacacacaggagcTCAGAGTGGTTTCTACCCCGTCTTCCTGGGTCCTAGCTCTGGGAGTTGCTAGAAAAAAAGACCCGTCACTGAGGCAGGGAGGCTGGCCTCCTACCCCACTGGGGAACTTGAAAACTTACAGAGGGGGTCTGGGCTACGTGGGTGACCAGTGAAGGGACTAGGGTGGGTAGGAGACACCAGCAGTGAAATCTCAGGTTCCCTCTGGGTCCTAGGATCATCCAGGGTTGTCTGAATTCCCTTTCAAAATGAGCGTTCTCAAGTCTGGCTGATTCATAACTTAGTTTAATCCCTTGTGGGGTGCATCCTGGGCAGCAAGGAACCTCCGTCTGCCACAGAGGGTCCGGCCCAGATGGAGGAGACTGGTCCTTTCTGACGACTGGCCCTGGCTTCTGCCTTGGCACCTAATTGAGGCCCATCTTCCCAATCAACAGCAGGCTGAGCAGCCCCAGGCTCCCCTCTCCCTGTGCCAGGCTCCCTATTGGCCTCACTTGTACCCCCTGCTCCACTTCCTGTAAGATCTAAGACTCTTTGGATGTTGGGCTTGTAGTCCTGGACTGGCCCTTGTTCCAGAAAGGTGGGCAGACAAGCAAGCAGGGTCTGGCAGGGGAGATGTCTGGTCGACCCTCAGGGCCCCGGGTCCCACCGGGAAATGTGCTCCTGAGCTGGAAAGGAAGCATAAGAGCGTGAGGCACAGTGGCAGCCCAGGCAGTCCTGGGATGGGGACCCTGCTGCACTTGGTTCAGAAGTGCCCATGGCCACGGTCCCTCGTGGAGCTCCAGACCCTGCCAGCAGGTACTGCTGGAAGCTGGTTCTGGGCCAGGTTTCACCTCTGCCCCCACCTTAGttcatggggctttggggaatcAGGGACACTGGGGAACCCGACAGTTCCCCAAGTAGTGGCTTTAGTGACAGGAGGAAAGAGACCTTGGAGAAATCCCTGGCCAGCTATAGTTCTGTTCCTGTCACTGCGTGGACATGCTATGTGAAGCTGGGCCCATCTgtcctcctctgggcctcaggtgcCCGAAGGTACAACAAGGCCCTGAGCAGGACATCCTTGGTGCCCTGTGTGCTCAGACACTCTCTGGCCTGTGACCTGGATATCCTAGCACCTGGAGTGGGCCAGTGGGTACCCCAGGGGACAGGGACCAGAggaggggagccatgggaggGACCTCACCAAACTGGCAGATGTAACGATTTCGGGTTTTACAGCGTTGGTCGTTCCAGTTGAAGGCGGCCGAGGCCTGCAGCTCCACGCAGTTGCCAAACCTGCCAGGGCCCGAATGGCAGGTGCTCAGGGTAAAGGAATGAAATTAGGAATTTTGGGGAGGCTTAAATCCTCCACCCAGCAGGCTCCCTGCCTCTAAGAGGCCTATGTGCCCCCATCCTGCACATGGGGCTTCTGGGAGCCAGACCACCCCCACTCCAGGACCCACGCCTGCTCCCCAGACCACTGCAGCTCTTCTCAGGGAAGCTGGGAGGCCTTGGCAAACCCCCTACTGGGGTAGCAACTCCACCTACCCACCTCCAGCACTCAGCCACACCAGTCAATGAGGTGGGGGGACCTGGAACAGACAAGCCCATGTCCGTTCTGCCTCCCAGCTGGGAGAAGGTGTGCCTGGGAACCTGACCAGGCCAACTTCCTCTAGGTGATGGACCAGGGACATAGGCCTGGCTGCTGTCAAGGAGGGGGAGGGCTAGGCGAGGTCTTTGGAGCCCTTGGTGGCCACACAGCCTGACTACCTTCAGCCCTGTCACTCCTGCCCTGGGCATTCCTGGGTATTGAAGACCAGGGCAGGGCCACATAAACAGAAGGGCCTCAATACAGGCTGGCTGGTGGGTGGATGTGTGTGTGAATGGGTGCAGGTGGGCGAATAGCTAAATAATGGATGCCAGAATCAGTGTATTGATACAGACAGAGGGagcgtggtggggggaggggtggatggctggtggaggagaggaggaacaGCTGAGGGGACGATGGGGACCGGTGCACGGACGAAGCcttcttgagttctctctcttttacatGGAGGCCAAGGATGAGCCTCTTCTCAGCACTGTGCCTGCACCCAGCTGTGCCCGGACTTCTTGGGCACCAGGGAAGGCCCAGACCCTCAGAGGGCTCAGCCAGGCAGCAGGCCGGGTGGTGGTTCTTCAGTGCTGTTGGGAGGCTCAGCAACAGGCCCGGGTGAGAAGGTGGGCTTGGGAGGGAAGGCACCCCAGACTCACCCCTGGTTGTCAGGCTGCCCGAAGGCAAAACTGGTGAAGGACTGGTGCTCCCCAGTGGTCCAGCGGAAGGAGTCCTTAGTGGTCTTGtaggtgagccctgggccacagcAGCCAAGTTTGGCCCCACTACTGGGGATCCCTGGGCCGCACCCAGAGCCCAGGCTCCCTGCTTAAtgcctgcccagcccccagcccttaGCCCCCTTCCTAGCTCTTCCAGACTCGCTGGCGgttctccctcccctcagctctcTTCCCAGGGAAGGGGGTCACCTCCTGACTACTGACCCCGTTCTGGGCTCCAAGCCCTCACCACATACACCCTTCCTGTGGTGCTCTGGGTTTCCAAGGCCCCAATTCCTGGAGCAGAGTGGGGTATCCCAGCCCCTGCAGTCACTGCACCCCCAGCCAGTCAGGCACTCACCGATCCAGAAGTTCCTGGTCTCAAAGTCACTGTCGGTCACCTCGTTGGTGGTCTCCAGGCGGCCCAGGTAGAAGGCGAGGATGTCCTGCACTTTCTGGCTCTCAATCTGGGCTAGCACCCCGCCCTTTCCCTGTAACCCCCACTCTGGGTCATGCTGGCAGGGCCCCAGAGCTGAGGCCAGCCCTTCCTGCCCAGCCTGCCACCCTACCGCGGTCATGGATGTCAGATCTGTGTGCTGGCCAGGCTGTCGTCATCACCCCCACCACGGCCTCCTGCCTCTTAGAGTAGGGgaccccttcctctcccctgcctgcctctcctctctctgtgcgCAGGGGCCCAGGCTGGCCTCAGAACGGTTTTGTTTCATCTGCTCAGTGTCTTAAATACATTTGAATTGGTTGTTGACGTTAATAAATCCCAAGATGCCAATGAAAATCTGAATTTCCGATTCTCTTGAAAAATCCTAAGTTCTGGCCTCCCTGAACTCGTATTCCTGTCTGGCAGCCTGCAGCTGGCACTGACTTAAGATGGCCCTTTAGAGGGGGGTTGGGTGGGTCCTCATCCCTGGGTCCTTTAGCTCATTAAGTGACCTCCAGGCTTCCATGGGCCTCTGAGTTTGTGACTCCTGGTTTATACTAATGATGAGAGTCAGGTCAAGAGAAGTCGAGGGAACCATCTCTTAGTCCAGGGTCCCTCCATTAAGACCCTCGCTTGAGACTCTGGGGGGTCCCTGGGAAGTCAGGGATTGACCGTCACCTGGCATTTCATCTTGGCTCCATAATAGGTGTCTGCCTCCGAAGACACCATGAAGCAGTCTCCATCAATCCTCAGGTCACAGGTGTGGAAGGGAAAGTGCACcttggctgggggaggggagcctgaGTTCATGTGTGGGGACCTCAGAATCGTTACCCCTTCTGCCCTGCCAGGAAGCTAAGCTCAAGGTGCCCCTTCCTCTGGCTATCCGCTCTAAGCTGGAGAGTGGGTGGGGGTCAGTGGTGTACTGGAAAATGGGTAACAACCAGCTCTCGCTCTAAGAAAAAATCTACGATGTGTAgcgtttgccaatttctgtggtgtaaataccccaccatggccaatttcaagctgccGATGTGATGTCACTGAATGGGGAAGAGATGTGGGCAGTGGGCTCCTGTGAGCTGGTATGAGTTGGATCCAGCACTCCACCGAGAGAGTCTGGGAGGAGCCTGACCCTTCAGGGGCCTAGGGGCAGGACTCACTGGCACACTGGGCTCCCCCGTAGCCAACATCACAGATGCAGGAGCACTCCTCCTCCCGGAACCGGCCATGCACACACTGCACGCTGCACCGCACTGCCAGGATGGGGCAAGAGGGGATGGCGCTCAGCCCACATTCCCTGGACCCCATGCTGCCCCTCGCAGGCCACAGATGCATGGGGAATGGCCAACCAAGGCAAGAACATCCCTCTCAGGGATGGAACCCATCAGGCCTTCCACCGCTGCCACCCTTGGTGTCTTTGGTTTGATCTCATTGTAGAGAGGAGCAAATTCGGGTTTGGAAGGCAATCTGTCCATGGACACAGAGCTGGGGAGTGGGGACAGTGGGACAAGAATCCACTTCTGGATCCTAATTTTGTCCTCCTCCCACCACCTCAGAGCCTAAGGGGCCAAATCTGATTCCACTTTGAATCTCCTGCACAGCTCTGGATCTGGCAGATAGTCGGTGCCCAATGAACGCTTGTTGAATGACTATATGTAGTGtgcagatcagcaaatacatGGTCAGCACCCTCTAACTCACTCAAGACTCCTTCAAAACCCTCTCAGTGAGTGTAGTGCAGTCCCTGGACACACCACATGAGCATGTGTGCGAGCATCCCAGCTCAGTACCTCCTCACCCCCCGGGGCGCCTGCGTGTGCGCTGGGCCCAGACTTCACTCACTGGGTCCCCCAGGCAGCTGTGGTCTGGAATTCCAGGTGCCCCTCACCTTGGCAGTATCTGCCCGTGTAGCCAGGGGGACAGTGGCAGTGACAGGTGCTGACGTTGAGATGACCATGGTTCCGGCAGCTCATGCGACATGGGTTCCTGGGGACCTCTGGTTAGATGAGGAGGGAACTCTTAGAGGGGGCCTTCTCCAGGCAGGTGCCTCTCTGGGTGCTGAGGCCCAGGGCTTCCAGGATAGCCCCTCAGGATGCTGCCACCCTCCTCCAAGGTCACTAGATCAAGTTCTCATGCACCCCATGCtccaggaggaggcagcagcaTGGGGCACTTACCACAGAGCCCGCCCGCGTGGTCCCAGGCTTTGAAGCAGCCCGGGACGCTGGCTGTGCAGAGTGAACACCAGGCGCCCTTCTTGTAGGGGACGATTGTCTTCCCGTTTACCTCCCAGTTGCCTCTGTGAGAGCAAGCACCAGAGGGCTGGAAGGGCCTGGCCCTGGGCAAGGCAGGAACGGGCCTTGCTGCCTGCCCCAGTGGCCCCTTCAGCTCCTTCTGGCCCAGCCAGGGAGTCAGGGAGCTGGGTGAGACAGGGAGATTTCCTAGGAAAGAAAAGATGACCTCCAA includes:
- the LOC100068640 gene encoding C-type lectin domain family 18 member A isoform X2, whose product is MLLSEPTAGMGGCRPGLLPMLLALLRIAWAEMQSLQLREEQAPMPGALSRKESFLLLSLHNRLRSRVHPPAANMQRMDWSESLAQWAQARAALCGAPAASPVSASGATPQLGWNVQLLPVGSASFIHVVGLWFAEGQQYSYAAAECDPNATCTHYTQLVWATSSQLGCGRHPCSGAQAELEAFVCAYSPGGNWEVNGKTIVPYKKGAWCSLCTASVPGCFKAWDHAGGLCEVPRNPCRMSCRNHGHLNVSTCHCHCPPGYTGRYCQVRCSVQCVHGRFREEECSCICDVGYGGAQCATKVHFPFHTCDLRIDGDCFMVSSEADTYYGAKMKCQGKGGVLAQIESQKVQDILAFYLGRLETTNEVTDSDFETRNFWIGLTYKTTKDSFRWTTGEHQSFTSFAFGQPDNQGFGNCVELQASAAFNWNDQRCKTRNRYICQFAQEHISRWDPGP
- the LOC100068640 gene encoding uncharacterized protein isoform X3, translating into MCSCCLWARHPSSTWWACGSQRGSSTATRQRSVTPMPPAHTTLSSCGPPRASWAVGGIPALGLRLSWKPLSVPTLPGNLPVSPSSLTPWLGQKELKGPLGQAARPVPALPRARPFQPSGACSHRGNWEVNGKTIVPYKKGAWCSLCTASVPGCFKAWDHAGGLCEVPRNPCRMSCRNHGHLNVSTCHCHCPPGYTGRYCQVRCSVQCVHGRFREEECSCICDVGYGGAQCATKVHFPFHTCDLRIDGDCFMVSSEADTYYGAKMKCQGKGGVLAQIESQKVQDILAFYLGRLETTNEVTDSDFETRNFWIGLATAWSCRPRPPSTGTTNAVKPEIVTSASLLRSTFPGGTRGPEGRPDISPARPCLLVCPPFWNKGQSRTTSPTSKES
- the LOC100068640 gene encoding C-type lectin domain family 18 member C isoform X1 is translated as MLLSEPTAGMGGCRPGLLPMLLALLRIAWAEMQSLQLREEQAPMPGALSRKESFLLLSLHNRLRSRVHPPAANMQRMDWSESLAQWAQARAALCGAPAASPVSASGATPQLGWNVQLLPVGSASFIHVVGLWFAEGQQYSYAAAECDPNATCTHYTQLVWATSSQLGCGRHPCSGAQAELEAFVCAYSPGGNWEVNGKTIVPYKKGAWCSLCTASVPGCFKAWDHAGGLCEVPRNPCRMSCRNHGHLNVSTCHCHCPPGYTGRYCQVRCSVQCVHGRFREEECSCICDVGYGGAQCATKVHFPFHTCDLRIDGDCFMVSSEADTYYGAKMKCQGKGGVLAQIESQKVQDILAFYLGRLETTNEVTDSDFETRNFWIGLATAWSCRPRPPSTGTTNAVKPEIVTSASLLRSTFPGGTRGPEGRPDISPARPCLLVCPPFWNKGQSRTTSPTSKES